In Carya illinoinensis cultivar Pawnee chromosome 16, C.illinoinensisPawnee_v1, whole genome shotgun sequence, a single window of DNA contains:
- the LOC122298709 gene encoding amino acid permease 5-like has protein sequence MRKAIHCGLPTTACVYLFFGCLGYASLGEEFPEYISLYGCYNPHWLLGIASAAVVLQYAGGCQIFVQPIVAMSEKAAVKRFGPDNEFIKKKIKIWIYEFKLFQLVLRTFFVIVTTLLSMFLAVYVQILELIGILAFWPILFTSQ, from the coding sequence ATGAGGAAGGCCATTCACTGTGGCCTTCCGACCACAGCCTGTGTGTACTTGTTTTTTGGCTGCCTGGGGTACGCTTCTTTGGGAGAGGAATTCCCTGAATACATATCCCTTTATGGCTGTTATAATCCTCATTGGCTTCTAGGCATAGCAAGTGCTGCAGTGGTACTCCAATACGCAGGTGGATGCCAAATTTTTGTCCAACCCATTGTCGCAATGTCTGAGAAAGCTGCTGTGAAAAGATTTGGTCCGGATAATGAATTCatcaagaagaaaattaaaatctgGATCTACGAATTCAAGCTCTTCCAGTTGGTTTTGAGGACATTTTTCGTGATCGTGACCACTTTGTTATCAATGTTTTTAGCGGTTTATGTGCAGATTCTTGAACTCATTGGGATTCTAGCATTTTGGCCCATCCTATTTACTTCCCAATGA